GAGTATGTTGCTCTTGAGTACTTGGAGAATGTTTATGGTATCACTCCAATTGTTGAAGATGTAAGTAAaaggctctctctctctctctctctctctctctctctctctctctctctctctctctctctcttacttTTGTTCTAACTGTACTTATTTTGGTCTATACTAAAATGCTTTTACTTTTTTTCAACTGGTTGTAAGATTTGGATATATGGGAACAGCTTCAAATCATCTTTAGTTGCAGTGGTTATACCCAATGAAGAAAACACCAAAAAATGGGCATATGAAAAGGGTCATATGGGTTCATTTTCTGAGCTGTGTCAGCTTGATCAGCTGACCAGTTATGTGCTTTCAGAGCTAAAGTTAACAGCTGAGAGAAACAAGGTACCATCTTCAGAGAGCTTCAATATCATAACTGTATCATCTCAAGTCATTATTCCCATGTTTTGAAGCTCTAAGTTACATATCACTATTTGTACAAGTTCTGAGCAGCTCTCATATTAGTAACTACATCATTTTTGTACCTTTTCtttaaatattctttttttaaaatatcattgaAACAGCTAAGAGGGTTTGAAATTATCAAAGGCGTCATTCTAGAACCTAAGCCTTTTGACATGGAAAGAGACTTGGTGACAGCaacattgaaaaagaaaagaaaccaGCTTCTCAAATGTTATGAGGTAAATCTAAATTCTCTTACTTGGTCTGTTCAATATAATGTACATTTATGTCTACATATGTGTCTTTGTGAAGAAAAGCATCTCAACAATGTCAAAATTTTGACAGGTTCAAATTGATGAGCTATACAATAAATTGGGTGGTCGCAAATGAATAATTGAAAGTTGGTGATGAAGAGAGGAATACAATGTAGCAAAAAACAAACATTCAAATCCCTTCATTTGATCTTTAGAGGTGTTATTACAATAATTCCTgctatgcttttttttttttctatttattctATGTAATAGCGTGAATTCTATTGAAAATGCTCTTTACTTTTAATTAAAACAATGCCTTtcctttcttcttattttctgtTGGGCGTCTTGGAAAAGTAACAAGTTCATAATCTGTACAATTTTCTTTTAGCTAGGCCTTGAATTTGCCAACACCATCCTAAAATAAGTCCTTAAcaagcttttttttttagtcCGACGTCCATTACAAGCTTTGATCACCTCTTAAGTTTTAACTAATAAaccatattattttcatttttaaaaaaattaataagaaacATAACGAACCactacaattttttatatacttttttagtttttttcacATGGGCTAAAGCTAAATGAACACCCTGTACAATTCGCTATCTTACTTCTTCATAACTATTATTATCCGTTAATTTCAATTTAGGTAACTTTATTACAAGTGCCCTTTTtcagaataataataatgaaatgaaAACATACATAAAGATGAAGTGATATAGCATCATTAATATAAATAAGACATCTTAGCCATAGACTGATATATACGTTTTTTTCAATGAAAAATGAGGAAGTTAAGCAGAGTCTTGCACTTCCTAACTACCAACCGCCATCTTTGTACCTCTTCAATGATCAGTCTCAATCACATGCTCACCACTCATCTTCACAACAACTCCATAAAAGATGCGACTGTACTCTTTGAGCTTAACCCCACATCCCGAAATATCGTCTCCTACAACATAATAATCGCCTTGTACGTTAAAAATGACCGATTGCGACATGCCCAGAAGCTGTTTGATCAAATGCCCCTTAGAGATGTTGTATCGTGGAACACCATGTTATTGGGTTTAAGGAACACTAAAAACCCACATGGCGTTTATGGTTATTTCTTACAAATGATAAGAACTAGTTTCAGCCCCAACGAGTATACCATCTCCTTGGTTCTCAGCGCGGTGTTTAACACTGAGCTCAACCTTTTGGTACCCCAGATTCACTCGTTTGTAGTTCGAGTTGGGCTCAACCCAAgtttgtttgttggttcagcATTGATGAGAGGTTATGCTGATGTTGGGGATCCATTTGCTTTGAGCAGAGTGTTTGATGAGGTTTTGGACAAGGATATTTCTTCTTGGAATGCGTTGGTTTCAGGTTACATGAAAATTGGTTTTATAAGGGAGGCTCAGAGAGTTTTCGATGTCATGCCAGAGAGGAATATTGTTTCTTGGACAAGTTTGATGAACGGGTATATTGACAATAAAATGATCAATAAGGCTCGCTGGGTTTTCAACAAAATTAACCAAAAGAATGTGGTCTCCTGGACTGCTATGATTAGCGGGTATGTGCAAAGCCAGCGGTTTATTGAGGCATTGAGGCTCTTCCCCATGATGCTGAAGTCAGGCATTCCGCCTAACCATTTCACGTTTTCGAGCCTGCTTGATGCGTGTGTAGGCTGCTGTTCACTTCTCACTGGCCAGCAAGTTCACTCAGGTGTCTTGAAATCCGGCATACCAGATGACATTGTCTTGTTGAGCTCACTTGTTGATATGTATGCAAAATGTGGCGACATTGATGCTGCATTCTCTGTTTTTGAGTCCATGTCGAATAAGAACATGGTTTCATGGAACACAATGATAGGAGGCTACGCAAGACATGGACTTGCAAAAAGGGCGTTGGATGAGTTCAAGAGAATGACAAAGAGTGGGATCATGCCAGATGAAGTAACTTTCGTAAGCATATTATCAGCTTGCGCTCGTGGTGGATTGATCCAGGAAGGTGAGGAGCAGTTCAATGCAATGGTGACCGAGTATGGAGTCCAAGCCAGGGGAGAGCATTATGCTTGTATGGTGGACCTATATGGAAGAGCAGGTCATCTTGAGGAAGCAGTGGAATTGATCAAGGGAATGCCCCTTAAGCCTGATATTGTTGTTTGGAGTGCATTGCTTGCAGCTTGTGGCTTGCATTCAAGTTTGGAACTTGGTGAGTTTGCTGCTGAGGGGATTAATAAACTGAAAAATGAGCACCCTGTGGTTTACTCGGTGCTTATGAAGATTTATGGGGAAAAAGGGGCTTGGAATAGTGCAATGGAGTTGAGGGAAATGATGAAAAAGAAGAAAGTTCAAAAGCAAAATGCAGGCAGTTCAGTTGAGTCGCGTCTTTCTTAATTCTCTTTGCTAACAACAGATCTCCAAGTATAAGCGACAAAACTGATGatacatagaaaatataatACGAAATTCTCACggaatatgtaaaaaaattattttcaggaTTAACATTTTAACATTTTAGTCTgttcattaaattaattattttctatgtTAACTTGTTTAATATGAGCAAttgaaaattacacaaaaaaaaaaaaaaaaaaaaaaaaaaaaaagagaaatttgagGCTAAATCTAGGGTTGCACACGTGTCGGGTGGTCGGGTTCGGGTTTTCAGATTTCGGGTGTTTGAAATGTGTAACCAAACTTAATTTTCGGGTGGTCGAGTATGGCGGGTTTCGAGTTGGATTTGGCGGGTTTAATGTGGTCGGGTTCGGATTTTATTAGGCT
Above is a genomic segment from Cannabis sativa cultivar Pink pepper isolate KNU-18-1 unplaced genomic scaffold, ASM2916894v1 Contig3, whole genome shotgun sequence containing:
- the LOC115704333 gene encoding pentatricopeptide repeat-containing protein At4g02750, whose protein sequence is MRKLSRVLHFLTTNRHLCTSSMISLNHMLTTHLHNNSIKDATVLFELNPTSRNIVSYNIIIALYVKNDRLRHAQKLFDQMPLRDVVSWNTMLLGLRNTKNPHGVYGYFLQMIRTSFSPNEYTISLVLSAVFNTELNLLVPQIHSFVVRVGLNPSLFVGSALMRGYADVGDPFALSRVFDEVLDKDISSWNALVSGYMKIGFIREAQRVFDVMPERNIVSWTSLMNGYIDNKMINKARWVFNKINQKNVVSWTAMISGYVQSQRFIEALRLFPMMLKSGIPPNHFTFSSLLDACVGCCSLLTGQQVHSGVLKSGIPDDIVLLSSLVDMYAKCGDIDAAFSVFESMSNKNMVSWNTMIGGYARHGLAKRALDEFKRMTKSGIMPDEVTFVSILSACARGGLIQEGEEQFNAMVTEYGVQARGEHYACMVDLYGRAGHLEEAVELIKGMPLKPDIVVWSALLAACGLHSSLELGEFAAEGINKLKNEHPVVYSVLMKIYGEKGAWNSAMELREMMKKKKVQKQNAGSSVESRLS